AATTGCCCTACTCCATTTTTTACATTAAAATAGATGTTTCTTTACATCTATCATACCTTACTTCTTTATTATTTAACAATCCTTAGATTGCATTCTAACAATTATAAGCGATCCCCTTGCAAGGATAAAAAAGAATGATTATTCTTAATACGGAAGCAATTGAAAAAAGGAGAGGTACGTTTTGATTACATTAGAACAAATAAAAGATAAAATAGAACTTTTTGAAGCGAGCGATTTAGTTAGTTTAGAAAAAAAGATTCAAGAAAAAATCGATGCTAACCAAGCATTGCTTTTATCCGTCCATTCTGTCTCCTATCAAACAGCCATGC
The genomic region above belongs to Massilibacterium senegalense and contains:
- a CDS encoding DUF2536 family protein, giving the protein MITLEQIKDKIELFEASDLVSLEKKIQEKIDANQALLLSVHSVSYQTAMHLETGKVHYSACVHFKANY